A segment of the Pantoea sp. At-9b genome:
ACTGCTGAACGCCATCGGTAAAAACGACACCACTGGCAACACCAGCACGGCAATCACCAGCCCGCTGAACAGCGTTAGCAACCAGCCAAAGCGCGGTTTACCCGGAAGCCGATACAGCACCCTCGCCACACCATCAAACAACCGGGCCACCACGGCAATCAGTGCATAGCCCAATGCGCGGACGCGTGGGCTGCTGGCATGGCCTTCACCTCCGGTGATCGACGACATCCCAAACAATTTGTCGTAACAAAAACACACCACCAGCGTTACCACCAGCAGCATCATGGCGATAGCGCCCGCCAGTCGCCAGTTGAGTAACTGCTGGACCTGGGTGATTAACAGCTGTCCGATCACCGAATCCTGCGGGCTACCCAGCAGCGCCGGGGTAATAAAGAAGCCTAGTGAACCAATAAAAATCAGCAGACAGGCTGCCACTAAGCCCGGCATTGAGAGGGGAAAGAAGATGCGCCAGAATGCGTTGACGCGTGATGCGCCCAGCGTATGAGCGGCAGGCAGCAGCCGACTGTCAACGTTGGTCATGGTCGGCAGCATGGTAATGATCGCCAACGGCAGCATGCTGTGTACCATCGCGAACACCACCACGCCGCGCGTATACAACACGTTGAGCGGCTGGTCGGCACCCAGTCCCATCAGGATCTCGGACAAAATACCCCGGCGGGACAGCAGCACCATCCATGCGAAGTTTTTCAGTAGCGCGCTGGTCCAGAATGGCAGCAGAATCAGCCACATCAGACGGCGACGGGCATTTTCACTGCGTTGCGCCAGCCAGTAAGCCACCGGATAACCGATGAGCAGGCAGGTCAGGGTGGTCTGCAAGGCGATGATAAAGGTATTCAGCGTCACTTTGACGTAGATACCCGCGCCAAACATTTGGCTCCAGACATCCAGTGAGAATTGCCCCTCGCTGTTCTGGAAACTCAGCAACATCAGTTTGAGCGTTGGCCAGGCAAGAAAAATCGCCAGAAACAGCAGGCCAGGCGCGGTGAGCCACAGCGGGTGCAAGCGTGGCCGCTGGCGACGGGCTTTGTTTTTCGCGGCAGGTGTAGCAAATTCAGTCAAGAAAAATTCCTCCAGGGTAAGAGGGCGCAAGGCCCTCTACCGGATCAACTCATTACCCATTTCTCGAAGCGTTCGGTCAGTGCCACCTGGTGTTCACCCCAATAGTCCGCACCGAGCAGCGCCAGCTGCTTGATATGGTCCGGGGCGGTGGGCAGCAGAGCGGCCTTCTTCTTATCAATAAACTCATAGGCTTTGATGTTGGTCGGGCCACAGGCCAGATCGTTGGTGTAAAGCGACTGACGTTTAGCATCCATGCAGAACTGGATGAACTGGCGTGCTGCTGCCAGTTTCGGGCTGCCGTGCGGAATGGTGAAGCCGTCGATGTTGTACAAACCCTGATCCCAGGCGATAGCGGCAGGGGCACCACCGTCGATGGCGGTCTGCGCGCGCGAACTCCAGATACTCAGCATATCCAGTTCGCCGCTTTGCAACAGCTGCGTGGCCTGCGCTCCGCCGGTCCACCAGATATCAATGCTTTTGCGGATCTTATCAAGGCTACGGAAGGCGCGATCCACATCGAGCGGATAGAGTTTTTTCGGATCGACGCCATCAGCCATCAGCGCCACTTCCAGCGTACAGATGGGGCTGCGCCACAGGCCACGACGGCCTTTGAATTTTTCTGCGTTCCAGAAATCGACCCAGTTCTGCGGGCCATTATTGTTGGCGAAGGTATCGGTACGGTAGCTGAGCGCCAGCGCAAAGATACTTACGCCGCCGAATTGTTTGGTGATGGAGCCCGGTACGTAGTCCTGCGGGTTGCTCACCGTCACATTGATATCTTCGAGGTAGGGTTTGGGTTCTTTGTTCAGGCGTACCAGATGTTCCGGGTTCAGCAACGCCACGTCGAAGAGATAATTTTTGGTATCCACCATCATCTGGAACTGCGGCACCGGGTCGGGGCCAAGCACGGTATTGATGATTTTGATTCCGGTGGCTTCTTCGAACGGTTGATAAAATGCCTTGCTAAAGCCGGTGCCATACGCGCCGCCGACATCAGCGACCGTCAGGGTTTTCACCTCGGCGGCCCGCGCCGGGCGGCTAATGATCATCGGTGCCAGTGAAGCAACGGCCGCCGCTCCCAGCCCGAGTTTCAGCGCATCGCGCCGGGTGTACTGACCTTTCTCTGTCATCTTTTTCATTATTACCCTCTGCATAGCTTGTTGTTATTAGTGTGTATCCCCGGTGTTGGCATGTTATGCCTGCTCCGCCGCCAGAATGGCCTCGTTCACTTCGGCAATCAGCGCATCCATTGCCTGCGGGTCAAAACGCTGGCGGAAGCGACGGTCAAAGGTGGTAACGATACCGACGAACGAATTGGTGCAATGCTCCAGCATGCGATCCGCATCCTGTTCAGAAATATGCAGGTGTTGTTGTAGAAAACGATTGAAGTAGCCGCGTGCCAGCGGGTTTTCCAGAATGAAAATCGGCTGTGTATCACGGGCAATCAGGCGGTAGCGTGCAACCTTGTTCTGTGCGGCGACGGTGATCTGCAACGGCAGGTCGCGTGAATGCGCGCCAACGCTCAACTGCAATGCCCCTTCTTCCAAAATCCATTGCTGGCGGGCGGTGTCGTAGTAACGCAGATCATCTACCGCGACGGTGAAGCTGATGCGGCGCGATTCACCGGGTTGCAGTTCCACTTTGCTGAAGGCGCGCAACTCCTGTACCGGGCGTTTCTGACGTGATTGCAGATAGTGGCTGTAAAGCTGGCACACCTCTTTGCCGCTGCGGTCACCGGTGTTGGTTAAGGTGAAACTTACCGTGACGTTGTCACCGACTTTAATGGCGTCGCGGTCAATCGCGATATCGCTATAAGCGAACTGGGTATAGCTCAGTCCAAAGCCGAACGGGAACAACGGGGCGATGCGGCGCATGTCATACCAGCGATAGCCGACAAAAACACCTTCGCTGTACAGATGACGACCATTTTCTCCCGGATAGCTATGCCAACCGGGGATGTCTTCAATTTGCTGCGGGAAGGTCACGGTCAGTTTGCCGCTGGGATTGACCACGCCAAACAGCACATCGGCCAGCCCGCCGCCCATGGCTTGTCCAGCGTAGAAAGTTTCCACCACCGCGGCCACCTCGTTCAGCCACGGCATGACCACCGCATCCGGGTTCGCCAGGACCACGATGACCTTGTCATTGACTGCCGCCAGGGCACTGATTAAGGCATCCTGTCCGGCCTGGAGGTTAAGGGTGCGACGGTCAGAGCCTTCACCGTCATAGCCGTCTTCACTGTTAGCAAACACGATGACGCGGTCGGCTTCACGTGCTGCGGCACAGGCGGCATCGCGCAATGCCACGGTCTGCTGTTGATCCAGCGAATCACCCTGACACCAGCTCAACGTTACGCCACCGGCGGCGAGTTTTTCCATCTCATCCCACGGAATATCGACCTGGGTTGGTAGCGTGGTGGCGCAGCCGGAACCCTGAATGACCGGGGTTTTAGCCCCGCTGCCGACCACCAGCAGATGTTCACCGCTGTGGTTATCCAGCGGCAATGCATGATTGTCGTTCTTCAGCAGTACGATGGATTCGGCCACCATGCGGCGCGCCAGCGCATGATGCTCAGCGTGATCTACGTCGGTGGCGCGCTGTTCGCTGTGCAGCGCGCGATGTACCATTTCCAGCACGCGCACGGCAGAGGTTTCCGCCTCGGCACGCGGCACGCGTTGATCTGCAATGGCGGCGACCAGCGCGGCTTTGCGCGTTTCACTTTCTGGCATGTCCAGATCGTTACCTGCCAGCAGAGATTGCGGACGATCTTTCACCCCGTGCCAGTCAGCCACCACCACGCCGGCAAAACCCCATTCATGACGTAGCACATCGGTCAGCAGCCAGCTGTGCTCGGCGGTTTGCGTGCCATTCAGGCGGTTATACGAACTCATCACCGTCCAGGGGCGCGCTTGTTTAATCGCCCGTTCAAAACCACGCAGATAGATTTCGCGCAGCGCCCGTTCATCAACAATCGAATCCATGCTGGTGCGTTCAATTTCGGAGTTGTTACAGGCGAAGTGTTTCAGCGAAGCACCGACACCGCGTTGTTGCAGGCCATTAATCACGCCGGTAGCGATTTCACCGGAAATCAGCGGGTCTTCGGAATAGTATTCATAGCTACGGCCTCCCAGTGGAGTCCGACGGATGTTAATGCCCGGGCCAAGTAGCAAATGGACGCCCATCTGTTGGCACTCTTTACCCAGCGCATCACCCAGCGTCTGCGCCAGGGCGCTATCCCAGCTACAGGCAAAACTGGAGCCATTGGGGAAACAGGTGGCGGGTTTCATCGTGCCCCAGGCCACTTCAACATCTTTGGCGCGTTGGTTGACGACGTTAAGAAAACCGGCGAAATCCTGGCCGCCTTTCTCGTCCTGATCAATCTGCTGGATCGAATAACGCACGCCATAGGTACCATCTGTCATCACCATGCGTGGAATACCCAACCGTTCATTGGCTTCTGTTTTCCACATCCCGTGTCCACTGAGAATATCGCCCAGCTCTGCCGGGGTCATGGCCTGGACCAGAGAGACAAATTCTCGATTTTCGAACCGTTCTGAACGCATCGTGTTATTCCAAAGTTAGAGGAGGGTGACTGCCTGTTATCAAATTGTCAGACACTATGGCGGCAGGCTACGGCACGAGGCAATTATTAAATTTGTGGCCTTTAAATTGAAAAAAACTATTCAGGTGAGTGATGAGTTTTAGAATCTGGCGCACAGACATTAAATATTTCCCCTCGCCCCTCAAAGGTGCAGGCTATGCTTCAGGATCGCGCAGGGAGAGCGTGGATGGTGCAAAGTGGGGGCCATTGCGGCCAGAATTTAAGAAAATCATTTCAGAATGTTGTGCAGTTCAATAATAAATGGCATGCCGCTTGCTTTATTGATTCTGAATAGCTTAAAGCTATTTAATTCTTTCACCTGGCAATATTCTCTAAATGGTTTCCTCATGACACATTTCACACTCAAGCAACTCAAATACTTTGTCACCGTAGTTGAAACCGAAAGCATCGCCGAAGCGTCTCGTCAGTTACATATCGCTCAGCCTTCCATTTCGGTCGCCATCAAAAACCTCGAAGACGCCTTCGAACAACAGCTGTTTATCCGCCATCATGCACAGGGCGTTTCCCTGACCTCCAGCGGGCGGCGTTTCTACGAAAAGGCCAGGGAGTTGCTGCGCTTATCCTACGAGTTTGAGCAAAGTTCACGCGCGGAGAACGAACTGGTTTGCGGCACTGTCGCGGTGGGTTGCTTTGAGTCTGCGGCTCCGCTCTACATGCCGAAACTGATTGCGGGCTTCAAAAAGCTCTACCCGGAAATCAACATTCAACTGTATGACGGTGAACAGCATGAGTTGATGCATGGTTTACATCGGGGACGTTTCGATATGGCGTTTCTCTACGACCTCGATCTGGATAATGCCATTCAGAAAGAGCCACTGAATGCCCCGCATAAACCCTATGCGCTGCTTCCTGCGGCCCACCCGCTGGCGCAGAAAAAGGCGGTGACGTTGCAGGAACTTGCGCGTGAACCGATGATTTTGCTGGATGTGGTGCCGAGCAAAAACTATTTCATCAATATCTTCAAAGAGAATGGTTATTACCCGGAGGTGGCTTACAGTTCACCGTCGATTGAAATGGTGCGTTGTATGGTGGGCCAGGGCTTAGGTTTTTCCGTGTTAGTCACCCGACCTTGTTCCGATATTACCTATGATGGCGAACGGTTGGTCCAACTGGATATTCTCGATGAAATGGCTGATTCAACGTTGATTATGGCGTGGTTGCAAAATAATGAGCCGACCCGACCGACGCGTTTATTTATGGATTATTGCCGCAGCATGGAATTAACCCCGAATCCGCAGGCGCATTGAATGTCCTGATAGCATGCCGCGCAGGTTGCGGCATTGTTATGCTGTTACCGACTGGTTAAATATTTTCTATTCAGACACTCACTTTATAATATTTTACCGTCATCATTCGCTCCCCTAGTCTTGGGTCCTTCTTAAGTCGTTAATCCCCGTCACCATGCGGGACGAAGGACATCTAAATGACATCATTAAAAACTGCAACAGACACGCTGGTGATTGGTGCGGGTCAGGCCGGGGTTGCCATGAGTGAGCACCTGACGCGCCTTGATATTCCGCATCTGGTACTGGAAAAAAATCGTATTGCGGAATCCTGGCGCAGCCGTCGCTGGGATTCGCTGGTAGCCAATGGCCCGGCCTGGCATGACCGCTTTCCTGGCATGGAATTTCCCGGTTGCTCCCCGGACAGCTTTGTGGCGAAAGAACAGGTTGCTGATTATTTTGTCAGCTATGCCGCCATGAACCAGTCACCGATCCGTACCGGTGTCGAAGTGCTAAGCGTAGAACGTCATCAGGGTCAGGCTGGCTTCATCGTGACAACTTCCGAGGGCGTGATTCATGCGCAGCGTGTTGTGGCGGCCACCGGTCCGTTCCAGCGTCCGGTCATTCCGGCGATTGCGCCGCAACTCAGCCGCGTACAACAGTTACATTCAGCCGATTATAAAAACCCGCAGCAACTGCCCGCAGGCGGCGTATTGGTAATTGGTGCCGGTTCTTCGGGTGTGCAGATTGCGGATGAACTGCAACGCGCCGGTAAGCCAGTATGGTTGTCCGTGGGGCCACACGATCGCCCACCACGAGCCTATCGAGGCCGGGATTTTTGCTGGTGGCTTGGGGTGTTGGGATTGTGGGATGCCGCCGCCAGCCAGCCAGGGAAAGAGCACGTCACCATTGCCGTCAGTGGGGCGCGTGGCGGGCATACCGTTGATTTCCGTCGCCTGGCAGCACAGGGGGTTAACCTTGTCGGTCTGACCGCCAGCTTTAGCGGTGAGACGGTTCGTTTCCAAAACGATCTTGCGGTGAATATTGAACGCGGAGACGCAAACTATTTGGCGCTGCTCGATGCTGCCGATGCCTACATCGCACGCAACGGCCTCGATTTACCGCCAGAACCGCAAGCGCGTGAGTTCCTGCCGGACCCGGCCTGTGTCACCGATCCTCAGTTGTCCCTGCATTTTGCCGAGGCGGGCATCACCAGCATTATCTGGGCCACCGGTTACGTGACCGATTACAGCTGGCTGAAGGTCAATGCCTTTAATGAACAGGGTAAACCGCAGCACCATCGCGGCGTGTCCAGTGAACCGGGTGTCTACTTCCTCGGCTTACCGTGGTTGTCACGCCGTGGTTCCACCTTTATCTGGGGCGTCTGGCATGATGCCAAATTTATCGCCGACCAGATTGCCATTCAGCGCCAGTACCAGCAGTACCGCGCACCTTCAGATTCGTTTTGATAGCGACAGGAACCGTTATGCCAACTCATCAACGTATTCGTATGTTTAACACCAAAGAAACCTATCCCAACCAGACGCTGGACAACGATTTGTGCCAGGCGGTGCGTGCAGGCAACACTGTCTATGTGCGCGGCCAGGTTGGCACCGACTTTGAAGGCAACCTGGTGGGACTGGGTGATCCGCGTGCGCAAACCGAGCAGGCGATGAAAAACCTCAAGCAGTTGCTGGAAGAGGCGGGCAGTGACCTCAGCCATATCGTCAAAACCACCACCTATATTATCGACCCACGTTACCGTGAGCCGGTTTACCAGGAAGTGGGGAAATGGCTGAAAGGGGTCTTCCCGATTTCCACCGGCCTGGTGGTCTCGGCCCTGGCACAACCGCAGTGGCTGATGGAAATCGACGTGATTGCGGTGATCCCGGACGACTGGGAGGCAAAATGACGCTCTCGATTGCGGCCCGTTGTACCGAGTCTGGTCAGTTGGGGATCGCCATCAGTTCGTCCAGCATTGCCGTGGGCGCGCGCTGCCCTTGGCTGGTGGCTGGCATTGGTGCGGTGTCCAGCCAAAACATCACGCTGCCCGCGCTGGGGCAGCAGATCCTGACCCATCTGGAAACGGGCCTCGCCCCGGACCAGGCGCTGAAAAGCGCGCTGGCGGAAGATCGCTTTAGCGAATATCGCCAGGTGACGGTGATTGATGCCAGCGGCAGGATCGCCGCGTTCAGCGGCGATAAAACCTTGGGTATCTATAACGTGGTGCAGGGTGACAATTGCGTGGCAGCGGGGAATATGCTGGCGGATAAGACGGTCATTAACGCGATGGTGGCGGCATTTGCCACCGCAACTGGCGAACTCACCAGCCGCCTGATTATGGCGTTGCAGGCCGGGATCAACGCGGGTGGTGAAGCCGGGCCAGTGCACTCGGCGGCGGTGAAGGTGGTGGATGATTACACCTGGCCGCTGGTGGATCTGCGTGTTGACTGGGCGGAGGAAGACCCGCTGGCGGAACTGCATGCATTGTGGCTGGCGTATGAGCCGCAGATGCAGGCCTATGTGACACGCGCACTCGATCCACGCGATGCCCCCAGCTATGGCGTACCCGGCGATGAGTAGCGCGGTGCGCGAGATTCTGGCGGCCCTGCTGGCGTTTGATACCACCAGCCGCGAATCCAACCTGGCGCTGATTGCCTGGATTGAGGACTTCCTCGCCCGGCGCGGGATCGCCTCT
Coding sequences within it:
- a CDS encoding ABC transporter permease subunit, with protein sequence MTEFATPAAKNKARRQRPRLHPLWLTAPGLLFLAIFLAWPTLKLMLLSFQNSEGQFSLDVWSQMFGAGIYVKVTLNTFIIALQTTLTCLLIGYPVAYWLAQRSENARRRLMWLILLPFWTSALLKNFAWMVLLSRRGILSEILMGLGADQPLNVLYTRGVVVFAMVHSMLPLAIITMLPTMTNVDSRLLPAAHTLGASRVNAFWRIFFPLSMPGLVAACLLIFIGSLGFFITPALLGSPQDSVIGQLLITQVQQLLNWRLAGAIAMMLLVVTLVVCFCYDKLFGMSSITGGEGHASSPRVRALGYALIAVVARLFDGVARVLYRLPGKPRFGWLLTLFSGLVIAVLVLPVVSFLPMAFSSSSFLQFPPPGFSLRWMQTYLASPIWMGATARSFGIALVTGVLAVLIATTAAFGLARHQGKSGSLVVMTFLLPMIVPNIVTAVALFYLFATLGLVGSDLGIILGHTVMAIPVVFIIILTTFKHYDWRLDQAAGTLGANRLRVIWCITLPLIKSSMVAAFIFGFLNSFEELTVALFVGGGVKQTLPKQMWDDVLLSVTPTLAAASVLILTVVTLLFIVAERSRRKAEAL
- a CDS encoding extracellular solute-binding protein, whose protein sequence is MTEKGQYTRRDALKLGLGAAAVASLAPMIISRPARAAEVKTLTVADVGGAYGTGFSKAFYQPFEEATGIKIINTVLGPDPVPQFQMMVDTKNYLFDVALLNPEHLVRLNKEPKPYLEDINVTVSNPQDYVPGSITKQFGGVSIFALALSYRTDTFANNNGPQNWVDFWNAEKFKGRRGLWRSPICTLEVALMADGVDPKKLYPLDVDRAFRSLDKIRKSIDIWWTGGAQATQLLQSGELDMLSIWSSRAQTAIDGGAPAAIAWDQGLYNIDGFTIPHGSPKLAAARQFIQFCMDAKRQSLYTNDLACGPTNIKAYEFIDKKKAALLPTAPDHIKQLALLGADYWGEHQVALTERFEKWVMS
- a CDS encoding glycoside hydrolase family 3 C-terminal domain-containing protein yields the protein MRSERFENREFVSLVQAMTPAELGDILSGHGMWKTEANERLGIPRMVMTDGTYGVRYSIQQIDQDEKGGQDFAGFLNVVNQRAKDVEVAWGTMKPATCFPNGSSFACSWDSALAQTLGDALGKECQQMGVHLLLGPGINIRRTPLGGRSYEYYSEDPLISGEIATGVINGLQQRGVGASLKHFACNNSEIERTSMDSIVDERALREIYLRGFERAIKQARPWTVMSSYNRLNGTQTAEHSWLLTDVLRHEWGFAGVVVADWHGVKDRPQSLLAGNDLDMPESETRKAALVAAIADQRVPRAEAETSAVRVLEMVHRALHSEQRATDVDHAEHHALARRMVAESIVLLKNDNHALPLDNHSGEHLLVVGSGAKTPVIQGSGCATTLPTQVDIPWDEMEKLAAGGVTLSWCQGDSLDQQQTVALRDAACAAAREADRVIVFANSEDGYDGEGSDRRTLNLQAGQDALISALAAVNDKVIVVLANPDAVVMPWLNEVAAVVETFYAGQAMGGGLADVLFGVVNPSGKLTVTFPQQIEDIPGWHSYPGENGRHLYSEGVFVGYRWYDMRRIAPLFPFGFGLSYTQFAYSDIAIDRDAIKVGDNVTVSFTLTNTGDRSGKEVCQLYSHYLQSRQKRPVQELRAFSKVELQPGESRRISFTVAVDDLRYYDTARQQWILEEGALQLSVGAHSRDLPLQITVAAQNKVARYRLIARDTQPIFILENPLARGYFNRFLQQHLHISEQDADRMLEHCTNSFVGIVTTFDRRFRQRFDPQAMDALIAEVNEAILAAEQA
- a CDS encoding LysR family transcriptional regulator; this encodes MTHFTLKQLKYFVTVVETESIAEASRQLHIAQPSISVAIKNLEDAFEQQLFIRHHAQGVSLTSSGRRFYEKARELLRLSYEFEQSSRAENELVCGTVAVGCFESAAPLYMPKLIAGFKKLYPEINIQLYDGEQHELMHGLHRGRFDMAFLYDLDLDNAIQKEPLNAPHKPYALLPAAHPLAQKKAVTLQELAREPMILLDVVPSKNYFINIFKENGYYPEVAYSSPSIEMVRCMVGQGLGFSVLVTRPCSDITYDGERLVQLDILDEMADSTLIMAWLQNNEPTRPTRLFMDYCRSMELTPNPQAH
- a CDS encoding NAD(P)/FAD-dependent oxidoreductase, giving the protein MTSLKTATDTLVIGAGQAGVAMSEHLTRLDIPHLVLEKNRIAESWRSRRWDSLVANGPAWHDRFPGMEFPGCSPDSFVAKEQVADYFVSYAAMNQSPIRTGVEVLSVERHQGQAGFIVTTSEGVIHAQRVVAATGPFQRPVIPAIAPQLSRVQQLHSADYKNPQQLPAGGVLVIGAGSSGVQIADELQRAGKPVWLSVGPHDRPPRAYRGRDFCWWLGVLGLWDAAASQPGKEHVTIAVSGARGGHTVDFRRLAAQGVNLVGLTASFSGETVRFQNDLAVNIERGDANYLALLDAADAYIARNGLDLPPEPQAREFLPDPACVTDPQLSLHFAEAGITSIIWATGYVTDYSWLKVNAFNEQGKPQHHRGVSSEPGVYFLGLPWLSRRGSTFIWGVWHDAKFIADQIAIQRQYQQYRAPSDSF
- a CDS encoding RidA family protein, giving the protein MPTHQRIRMFNTKETYPNQTLDNDLCQAVRAGNTVYVRGQVGTDFEGNLVGLGDPRAQTEQAMKNLKQLLEEAGSDLSHIVKTTTYIIDPRYREPVYQEVGKWLKGVFPISTGLVVSALAQPQWLMEIDVIAVIPDDWEAK
- a CDS encoding DUF1028 domain-containing protein, which gives rise to MTLSIAARCTESGQLGIAISSSSIAVGARCPWLVAGIGAVSSQNITLPALGQQILTHLETGLAPDQALKSALAEDRFSEYRQVTVIDASGRIAAFSGDKTLGIYNVVQGDNCVAAGNMLADKTVINAMVAAFATATGELTSRLIMALQAGINAGGEAGPVHSAAVKVVDDYTWPLVDLRVDWAEEDPLAELHALWLAYEPQMQAYVTRALDPRDAPSYGVPGDE